One part of the Odontesthes bonariensis isolate fOdoBon6 chromosome 13, fOdoBon6.hap1, whole genome shotgun sequence genome encodes these proteins:
- the atoh8 gene encoding transcription factor atoh8, whose protein sequence is MKKPPPLSNTCSSPDKEPVLMSVPGTNKKFKRKSREPKRLFTGPETESMKDFPLDMLNVDSEDDIQMGMHDVSQLAPHQRQLMMTQEMMANSTGILSGLPEDNMAPGQSGAIDMRIGINMPAISSRMSRSPASPLSTHEISHWPTSISQPLSNRLKLGLHSTFPLSSSTSGSHSPGCQDFSFEPLLPGHSADLSVPRGPQSSQCMEHMEIHVSSPKESSKKRVGMSADTRGRLPEVKAIQQTRRLLANARERTRVHTISAAFEALRKQVPCYSYGQKLSKLAILRIACNYILSLAQLAELDYSPDHSSVSFSQCVEQCTRTLQAEGRSKKRKE, encoded by the exons atgaagaaaccTCCACCTCTAAGTAATACCTGTAGCTCTCCTGACAAAGAACCAGTTCTGATGTCTGTGCCTGGCACCAACAAGAAGTTCAAGAGGAAGTCCCGTGAGCCCAAAAGACTTTTCACAGGCCCTGAGACTGAGAGCATGAAGGACTTCCCATTGGACATGTTGAATGTAGACTCAGAAGATGACATCCAAATGGGGATGCATGATGTCAGCCAGTTGGCTCCACACCAGCGACAGCTCATGATGACACAGGAGATGATGGCCAATAGTACGGGGATTTTGTCAGGACTACCAGAGGACAACATGGCTCCTGGTCAGAGTGGCGCCATTGACATGAGAATTGGCATTAACATGCCAGCCATCTCTTCCAGAATGTCCCGGTCACCTGCTTCTCCATTGTCAACCCATGAGATCTCCCATTGGCCCACCTCCATCTCTCAGCCTCTGTCCAACAGACTTAAGCTGGGCCTCCACTCAACTTTCCCTCTGTCGTCCTCTACCAGTGGCAGCCACTCTCCTGGCTGTCAGGACTTTTCTTTTGAGCCCTTGTTGCCGGGACATTCTGCAGACCTGTCTGTCCCCAGAGGCCCCCAGTCCTCCCAGTGTATGGAACACATGGAAATCCATGTCTCCTCCCCAAAG GAGTCTTCCAAAAAGCGTGTTGGGATGAGCGCTGATACGCGGGGACGTCTTCCAGAGGTCAAAGCCATCCAGCAGACCAGGAGGCTTCTGGCCAACGCCAGGGAGAGGACCCGTGTCCACACCATCAGCGCTGCGTTCGAGGCATTGAGGAAGcag GTGCCGTGTTACTCCTATGGGCAGAAGCTCTCCAAACTGGCCATATTACGCATTGCCTGCAACTACATCCTGTCTCTGGCTCAATTGGCTGAGCTGGACTACAGTCCAGACCACAGCAGTGTGAGCTTCTCCCAGTGCGTGGAACAGTGCACCAGGACCCTGCAGGCTGAGGGCAGGAGCAAAAAGAGGAAG GAGTAA